TAAAGCTTCTACGATATCTCCTTTATGTTCTCTAAGCTTTCTTTCTGCTAATGATCTACCAATCTCCATTTCAAGCACCtgtcaaaattaaattacaaatgaaaaaagaaatatttacaaattaaacatttccaacttatatttgtatatttaaagaaaaatatgcttCCTTCTCCATTTGTTCTCTCTATCTCTGGttttcaaaaacaatgaaaGATATGTATGGACTAGATAATACCAACAGGTTTATCTATTTTATAATGCAATCATatgtgtgtatatttttttgtaaattagaagtaataaaaaaaactgtttaaggGGAAGTTGATGCCTTCCTCCAGATGTAGGATTTTCCTGCTGTGTTGAAGATCAATTGGCGACCTTGGACTATTTTCAGATCCtttgtcaggttgttgtctctttgacacattcccaattttcattctaccttatatataaaatttagaatggaaatggagaatgtgtcaaagagacaacaacctgaccatagaacagacaacacaTGCAACAGCAGATGGTCACCAATCACTGGTCACcaatgtatatagatttatctTACCTCTAATACATTACTACGAATATAATTGGTTAAAAGCATCTGTGTATATGCCATATTAGtttagtagggaggcggggcttatttcaattcacaattcatataatattatactcttctgttgaaatatatgataaagcttataatacatggcaaaatccgtatcacatgacGTATCACCATCAACCAATATCATCcatcgggcctaaaggcccttgggctaATATTGATGTCTCAGGATGATttgacatatgatacggattttgccatgtattattctctatgtaatatatatgtctATTGACATATGTGTGTTTATCTGTATTGtacaatatatgaatatataatctGTTTTTATGTTAAGAGTTAACTCCCTTACTTAGGTATTTTGGAAACCCTTTACATTTTCTTAAGTTTTACTTACAATTAAATCCACATCCTCTTTACTTATTTTTATCTTTGACAATTCTTTCTCTCTTGCAATGAACTCGGCTCTTTCTTTGGTCTTTTTCTCTGTTAATTTGTTCATAGCCTGAAAtagaataaaatcaaatatgagcTTATTAATATAATCTTCTTTTATTAGGGTTGCAATTTCAGCACAATATCTTCAAACTTAACAAAAGTTTATTTGTTCTACAAGTATTCAATATTTAGTCGGTAGGGGACTACAAATAAAATCCTCCCATCTGCTCAATATAGTTCCATAATCTGTATAAAAAACTACCCATCATTTTGAGTTGGCCTTGGTTTATGGCAagtacagttttattttatgagGGGGAGAGGGTAGGATGGGTCCTGATCCTAAAATCCTCGGCttaaaaaaacacgaaatcctgaGACcctaatttaaataaaattgaatcccaacattttgcattttgaaaaaagaattcaCTGATCCCAAAATCCATAGCTTAAAAACACCAGATCCCGGTGTCCTGATAAAGGTACTATTCCCCCTCTTTAATTAGTATAAAAATTGGTTGGGCCCCTAGAGGAAAATAGTTCAGTTTAGCCTAAGTTTCATATATTGGAATCATGCGAAATCCAGACCCATAAACATTTTTCATGGCAAAATCATAAACCACTCATTTATTCCTCAGTTATCACTAACTATTTCTATACCTTCATATTGGAAGAATCCCCCCTCCCTTTGTGGATTTGTAGTTGCACCTATATATCTGActccattttgtgttttaacgccacttttaagcaacTCTTTTTGGTCAGCCAGTTTTTTATTGATGGATGAAGCCAGGTGCCCAGTGAATACCACGGACTTGGAAAGGAAAACTGACTACCCATGTAAACTAAGATTCGAGTCAAGTGCACCAGCATGAGAGTAGTTCGAACTCACAATcacagtgttgacaggctagtcaAGTGTTTTCACTTCAtatgaattttatatatatgcataagGGGGAAGGTGCTTTATTATATCCTTTTCAGTAGGATTTTTAGCTTTCCTCTACCATTGATACAGCAGAGCATTTGGCAGTGTTGgttttaatatgtattttgtCCTAACCGATTCCTAGTTATTACCTAGGGAATTTTTgtaattcaaggtctatagtagggggttcaatatatacattgtaccgcAGGGatgtcaaaataccatggcttagtaaaattttcaaaatatcttttccagtatgttcaATCCATTTTATGTATAAGTTTTGCAGATCAGGAggttttttatcaacataaattTTGTCTTAAATGTAACCGTATGATGTagaaattgtaatttttcttcaaatttccatcaAACTGTAATATGTTTATAGTACCTATAATGCCTTCCTatttgtatgaaaataaaatattaagaagaatgtgtttcttgttttgtttttaataattgattgttcactgcttgaaaataaatcattaaatttatttatcttatctGTCATTCTGTATAGATTTGTATTCATGTCTCTGTCTCCTTATAATTGGTAACTgtatagacaaataagaaacaaatatttccaacatgataaattaatcaaaataataacaaacacTAATGATACATGCAATAGTACTCaatgatttttaaacattatgAAAGTTATATTTCTAGAAAACTTAAACACTCAAACaatgtaaaatgttttgctATCTTTagctaaattataaatattttatacactGACTTATCAAATGCAATACAtttacaacaaatggaagttttaaagaccttgactggctatacagcccttgcacagTCGGTAGATGCAATATAATAGACAGACTTGGTATAGAAACTTCAGTGTAATCCTTGAAAAGAAGTCTAGATTgcttaaataatttataaatttataatttttaatttgtcctaaaacatttaaattcatttaattacCATCCTTTTAAGagtatttgattaaaatattattcatttatagtCTTTACAATTTATgcttttaaaagcaaaataacttaAAACAGGATAAttcaaagggaagtaacaaaaatgtatttaaatattcCCAATACACATCGTTTTTATTACACAACGGCAGTAAACATTGTTGATAACCAGTACATAGATGCCAACCACCTGTTGACACAATCAGTAACAAACTatccatttttccgtattttggaaaagttttcagtaatcattCATAAACGTGCATTTACCAGTAAAAATCACTGACGAGTGGTTGCAAAGTGATGTGCTataaaatttgttgtttaacatgttgtctgtaatatttattccattCATTTATTGTTCTGATGTTTTCGACTCGTACATTTTCGTTTTCTCAAATAGAAGTAGAGAAAGGGGGAAAGCTACTTCATATAATGGAAGTTTGCCGGTTTTTGGAAGTCAGTAAGTTACCAAACAATAGGTTGATAACTCCCCAGAAACAGGAAGCATTACATTGGCGTTTTCTAAATACCTGACCAGGATgaaaaagtaatgataaaaatcagcgttttacaaaattgaacggTAATGATTGGGAATCCCTAACTATTTGACTTTGACCGTAATAGCGTAGTTTAATTGCAAAATCAGGAAAACTACGGAAAAATCGTAATGGTTGGCATCTATGCCAGTATGTTTAACACCCAAGCTGTCTAATGAagccatataattatacatcttctttgatTTACAGGTGTCAATTGCACCCGTAAGGTAGTCATGGTAGTAAGGATTTATCAAATAAGGCggctgaaaattttcattcaagaattattttatatagagTTTTTTCTCCTAAATGGGAGGACACCTCTGAAATTGGATTATTGTACTCCCATCAGGAGGTTCACATGTATGAGTGTAGACTGCCCCAAACCTGGTGAGTGACGTCATACATATAGTTCCTAGGGACAACGAGGTCAGTCACATGCAAGAAGCAGGAAGTCCTGACAAAAATAATCATGGCCGGTCTCGGAAGAAAGAGTTACAGAACTATAAGTAATACTAATATCAACCAATTCCCCATATAAATAGAATACAGACAAGTAAACAAAGTGACCACCATTACACATTGCATTATGTTTGAGGCAGGCTCCAAATGTCCTCCTTTATATGCTGTAACTCGTGTTGGTGCTCCTAATTAAGGGGTTTATATGGAAACAAGACAAGACAAGGTGCTCGGAAGACAAGTGGTCTGTCTTACTTACACTTAAGTACTTAAGCCGCAGCGGTAGACCAAAATTTTATCCAGGTCCAATCGCGCCCATTCATGTTCGCACccactcatgttcgccccctttcacttttgcaccctacatgttcgcacccaatcAGGGCCGTAGCGTAATGGaggcaaatgaggcaaatgcctcactTTTGAAACGACGATCAAACTTTAtaagtgtcatttttttttaatttcatgtattttacattatcaatatgCGAGTTTCGAGTTTCAAACTATCTACCGACACACTACATCCAGTGTTTCCAATCTGTAGCAGCgattttgaatataattattttaccgTAGTGGTGacggtaaaaaaaataagtgtcccgattacaaatcaaaatacaaaaattgagACAAATCTTATTTATGTCGTTACAAAACTGGTTGAAGACGGgttctttaaaaagaaaaaaagatgaaaagggAAACTCATGAGTATATACACCCCCAATAAGTATGCTGGCTTATAACTTTCTTGGTTTATTTTTGAATCTGCCAATGTTTacacactgaacaacaaacaTGCTGCAAATGCAAATcgataaaataattcattgaccaaaaaatataaattgaatgattatttataatttaatttaaattaaacaaaatcatgaaGCGCCTTTTATATGGAAGTCTTTAATGCATAAGGCcattcatgatttttatttatctatgaaagtatgaaatatattttttgtattgtttgaaaatattgttttcgtgtttctttttttttattataattattagcATTGTCTGGTTGTATGCTAGCGTGTTCCATTGATTCTATTGTGGTAGGCCGTGGGTTCGAACCCCGAACGGTAGGTCAGACCAATGACTTAAAAATTGGTAGAATAATGTGACCAGGTAGGTTGACATGTCTTCCAGCGGAATGTTTACATGTTTACAGATAACTTGTGACATTAGAACGTCAAACATCTGGTTAAGTAACAATGTTGGTCTAGTCTTCTCTGTACCTATTCTTATGGTTaatgattatatataataaatgtatccTAATTGATGCTTATAATATGTTCTAGTCTTTTAGACGCTTATAACTTGCTGTTggagataaatatatatatatacatcagaACGTGTGTTGAA
The nucleotide sequence above comes from Mytilus trossulus isolate FHL-02 chromosome 5, PNRI_Mtr1.1.1.hap1, whole genome shotgun sequence. Encoded proteins:
- the LOC134718876 gene encoding huntingtin-interacting protein K-like; translated protein: MTTEEEQVEEPDQEDDSKKDKSKKHDSGAADLEKVTDFVEETEISAQSIGDAMNKLTEKKTKERAEFIAREKELSKIKISKEDVDLIVLEMEIGRSLAERKLREHKGDIVEALVELTN